A single region of the Gasterosteus aculeatus chromosome 1, fGasAcu3.hap1.1, whole genome shotgun sequence genome encodes:
- the ccdc92ba gene encoding uncharacterized protein ccdc92ba produces MADESRLSQQIGSVERSVVFLRQEHLTLLHGLHLEILSLQKRCSELTSDLKVKPPGRSQIELQEEEELLEDRCWDAEGRLAEQECSIGELRVELTHKGALVGALRANLKEKERHFLEELKRRSHCSTILNTELQKQTEAAAYLSFQLHAARQKLHHQRMQQRQGLLARGHSQGGAHYGAEQNSVPPQPPSGGAPSSPAVKPKRKGARASSRAERARECVPLEKVTGPAEPTAMPDPALFLHPRRHRARSRHTAAQRQPPPGPEKGDEEEEEEGEREGGEGPVQPLGARARLMSAGATAAETKAE; encoded by the exons ATGGCTGACGAGAGCAGGCTGTCTCAGCAGATTGGGAGTGTGGAGAGAAGCGTGGTGTTCCTCCGGCAGGAGCACCTCACTTTACTCCACGGCCTCCACCTGGAGATCCTCTCCCTGCAGAAACGGTGCTCAG AGTTGACCAGTGATCTGAAGGTGAAGCCTCCAGGCAGAAGCCAAATAG AGttacaggaggaagaggagctcctgGAGGACCGCTGTTGGGACGCGGAGGGCCGTCTGGCCGAGCAGGAGTGCTCCATCGGGGAGCTCCGCGTGGAGCTGACCCACAAAGGGGCTTTGGTCGGAGCCCTCCGAGCCAATCTCAAGGAGAAGGAGCgccacttcctggaggagctcAAGCGCCGCAGCCACTGTTCCACCATCCTTAACACGGAGCTGCAGAAACAAACGGAGGCCGCGGCGTACCTCTCCTTCCAGCTGCACGCTGCCAGGCAGAAGCTGCACCACCAGCGGATGCAACAGAGGCAGGGGCTCCTCGCCCGGGGCCACAGCCAGGGAGGGGCTCATTACGGTGCCGAGCAGAACTCCGTTCCTCCGCAGCCGCCGTCGGGAGGCGCCCCTTCCTCTCCCGCGGTCAAACCCAAGCGCAAGGGCGCCCGGGCGTCCTCCAGGGCGGAGCGGGCCCGCGAGTGCGTCCCCTTGGAGAAGGTGACGGGCCCCGCGGAGCCCACGGCCATGCCGGACCCCGCTCTCTTCCTCCACCCTCGAAGGCACAGGGCCCGCTCCCGGCACACTGCGGCACAGAGACAGCCGCCGCCGGGCCCGGAGAAaggcgatgaggaggaggaggaggagggagagagagaaggtggagAGGGGCCGGTGCAGCCTCTGGGTGCCCGGGCCAGACTGATGTCAGCAGGGGCCACTGCTGCTGAGACGAAGGCAGAGTAG